Proteins encoded by one window of Carassius auratus strain Wakin chromosome 24, ASM336829v1, whole genome shotgun sequence:
- the LOC113042716 gene encoding uncharacterized protein LOC113042716, protein MKEEEDWRSQTVSQKQNTVTLTDLRPDTEYSIKCAAVGKLNYITESDVTSVIIKDKNKLFKKSILIEDGNPARYRLQTSADNLQQSEPYRKMNFGERDKNKPHKVILLVGETGTGKTALINVMINYMLSVKREDKVWFEITDDQSDQSQAHSQTSIITVYGFYLQESPIHLTIIDTPGYGDTCGVDLDKEIAKSLHSLSKSEEGIHEIHAVCLVIKATQNRLFDRNIYIFDAVQSLFGRDIAKNIVLLFTHSDGMRPKNALTAVKEAKIQCAVNDKNQPVYFLFNNCQSEPADEEYEMMQEFSWNLGFRGMTGLFKFLDRIKPKSLIMTYDVLQKRRQFEANINNLQSRVHMMELKQNELKQTQEVLERYMNYVKTNKYFEYEVRVPYKEKRTYEDLKKKYEDKIGDGVSLVNKLNEELQELEKEKIKLVTEAFDCVEKLEKITVNTDSLHILQHIDFLIEKLKEINETEKAKTLEDMIKKRAGGENHGSLDYLKRYFF, encoded by the exons atgaaggaggaggaagactggagatctCAAACTGTGTCACAGAAGCAGAACACAGTGACTCTGACTGATCTCAGACCAGACACTGAGTACAGTATTAAATGTGCAGCAGTGGGAAAACTCAACTATATCACTGAATCTGATGTCACCTCAGTTATCATAAAG GACAAAAACAAACTCTTCAAAAAAAGTATCTTAATTGAAGATGGAAATCCTGCTCGATACCGTCTACAAACAAGTGCAGACAATTTGCAACAGTCTGAACCATATAGAAAAATGAACTttggagagagagacaaaaacaaaCCTCATAAAGTCATTCTGCTGGTGGGagaaacaggaacaggaaaaacAGCCCTGATCAATGTGATGATCAACTACATGTTGAGTGTGAAGAGAGAAGATAAGGTTTGGTTTGAGATCACAGATGATCAGAGCGACCAATCACAAGCTCACAGTCAGACCTCCATCATCACTGTTTATGGGTTTTATCTACAGGAGAGTCCAATCCATTTAACAATCATCGACACACCAGGATATGGAGACACATGTGGAGTTGATCTTGATAAAGAGATCGCCAAGAGTTTGCACAGTTTAAGTAAATCTGAAGAAGGGATTCATGAAATACATGCAGTGTGTCTGGTGATTAAAGCAACACAGAATCGACTCTTTGACAGAAACATCTACATATTTGATGCTGTTCAGTCTTTATTTGGAAGAGATATTGCTAAAAACATTGTCTTGCTCTTCACACACTCAGATGGGATGCGTCCTAAAAATGCTCTGACGGCTGTTAAAGAAGCTAAAATCCAGTGTGCAGTGAATGACAAGAATCAGCCAGTGTATTTCCTGTTTAACAACTGTCAGTCAGAACCTGCTGATGAAGAATATGAAATGATGCAGGAATTTTCATGGAATCTCGGTTTTAGAGGAATGACAGGATTGTTCAAGTTTCTTGACAGAATAAAACCAAAATCCCTGATAATGACTTATGATGTATTGCAGAAACGAAGACAGTTCGAGGCAAATATTAACAATCTACAATCACGTGTTCATATGATGGAACTAAAGCAAAATGAGCTGAAACAAACTCAAGAAGTTCTAGAGAGGTACATGAATTATGTCAAAACCAATAAATACTTTGAGTATGAAGTTAGAGTGCCCTACAAAGAGAAGAGAACTTATGAAGATTTAAAGAAGAAATATGAAGACAAAATTGGTGATGGTGTTTCTTTGGTCAATAAGCTGAATGAAGAACTGCAAGAattagagaaagagaaaataaagctGGTGACTGAAGCTTTTGACTGCGTAGAAAAACTGGAGAAGATCACAGTCAACACTGATTCACTGCACATACTTCAGCATATTGATTTTCTGATTGAGAAGCTGAAAGAAATAAATGAGACTGAAAAAGCCAAAACACTGGAGGACATGATCAAGAAGAGAGCAGGAGGAGAAAATCATGGATCACTGGATTACttaaaaagatattttttttaa